One genomic window of Staphylococcus hsinchuensis includes the following:
- the prli42 gene encoding stressosome-associated protein Prli42, with amino-acid sequence MDNKVLRIIIIVMLVAVVLALILSSVAPIMG; translated from the coding sequence TTGGATAATAAAGTTTTAAGAATTATTATCATCGTCATGTTAGTTGCAGTTGTACTTGCATTAATTTTATCAAGTGTTGCACCTATTATGGGATAG
- a CDS encoding aromatic acid exporter family protein yields MPHLNPYRIGFRTIKTAIGMALGIMIAQFMGLQNFASSAILVVLCIKHTKVHSVNAIVSRFVSCIMILILGSLVFSLLGQNALVLGLIVLLFIPLTVVFKVQEGIVTSCVILLHVFNAKSIDLHLFINEILLLIVGLGIAFLMNLIMPSLDKTLNNYKTQIEEQFTTIFESFKMTCNVPHDSLDIKFKSLEKTISAAKSTAFRDVKNHFVRNENSYYHYFDMREEQLELMKRMTFLLQNLETDDHMLTKFADLFGELAHNVNSNDYTALRLHSLYQLRLELNNLELPKTHESFRTRASLFQLLNELEEYLMIKSEFGSLKLHSDLYNK; encoded by the coding sequence ATGCCTCATTTAAATCCATATCGGATCGGCTTTAGAACAATAAAAACGGCTATTGGAATGGCACTTGGAATAATGATTGCTCAATTCATGGGCTTACAAAATTTCGCTTCGAGTGCCATATTAGTAGTACTATGTATAAAACATACAAAAGTTCACTCAGTTAATGCAATCGTTTCTCGATTTGTATCATGTATAATGATTTTGATACTCGGTTCGCTCGTGTTTAGTTTATTAGGACAAAATGCACTTGTGCTCGGTTTGATTGTCTTATTATTCATTCCATTAACAGTGGTATTTAAAGTTCAAGAAGGTATTGTGACGAGTTGTGTCATTTTACTTCATGTATTTAATGCTAAATCCATAGATTTACATTTATTTATAAATGAAATTCTATTATTAATTGTAGGGCTAGGCATCGCATTCTTAATGAATCTCATTATGCCAAGCTTAGATAAAACTTTAAATAACTATAAAACTCAAATTGAAGAGCAATTCACCACTATCTTTGAATCTTTTAAAATGACTTGTAATGTCCCACATGACTCATTAGATATTAAATTCAAAAGTTTAGAAAAAACAATTAGTGCAGCAAAATCGACAGCCTTTAGAGATGTAAAAAATCATTTTGTCCGAAATGAAAATTCTTACTATCATTATTTTGATATGAGGGAAGAACAACTCGAGCTGATGAAAAGAATGACTTTTTTACTTCAAAATCTTGAAACTGATGACCATATGTTAACGAAATTTGCTGATTTATTCGGTGAACTCGCTCATAATGTTAATAGCAATGATTACACGGCGTTACGTTTACATTCTTTATATCAATTACGTTTAGAGTTAAACAATTTAGAATTACCAAAAACACATGAATCATTTAGAACAAGAGCGAGTTTATTTCAATTATTAAATGAATTGGAAGAATATTTAATGATTAAATCTGAGTTTGGTTCATTAAAGTTACACAGTGATTTATACAATAAGTAA
- the brxB gene encoding bacilliredoxin BrxB, translating into MDLNFDLYMTDVVNQARNEIEDAGYEQLTTAEEVDKVLQQQGTSLVMVNSVCGCAGGIARPAAAHALHYDKLPDRLVTVFAGQDKEATQQARDYFEGFAPSSPSFALVKDGKITEMVERHQIEGHEVMDVINQLQSLFDKYCEER; encoded by the coding sequence ATGGATTTAAACTTCGATTTATATATGACAGATGTTGTCAATCAAGCTAGAAATGAAATAGAAGATGCAGGGTATGAACAATTAACTACTGCAGAAGAAGTTGATAAAGTATTACAACAGCAAGGTACATCATTAGTAATGGTCAATTCTGTTTGTGGTTGTGCGGGTGGTATTGCAAGACCAGCTGCAGCACATGCACTTCATTACGATAAATTGCCAGATAGACTTGTGACAGTATTTGCTGGTCAAGATAAAGAAGCAACACAACAGGCAAGAGATTATTTTGAAGGTTTTGCACCATCTAGTCCTTCATTTGCATTAGTTAAAGATGGTAAAATTACAGAAATGGTAGAGCGTCATCAAATAGAAGGACACGAAGTCATGGACGTTATTAATCAATTGCAATCACTATTTGATAAATATTGTGAAGAAAGATAG
- a CDS encoding dihydrolipoamide acetyltransferase family protein yields MEIKMPKLGESVHEGTIEQWLVSVGDTIEEYEPLCEVITDKVTAEVPSTYAGTVKEIVVDEGTTVAVGDVICHLETDENEADTTEEVEKDQFEESEDTTQQNNTTNGDATSVSKPQTSNDTNSKNNGRYSPVVFRLASENQIDLTQVEGTGFEGRVTKKDIEKVIEAGTHKIGSSTHVPKDSPRVEQQVKYNEPSPGTSIPVDGVRKQIANNMVNSVNEIPHAWMMVEADATNLVKTRNYHKQNFKDSEGYNLTYFAFFVKAVAEGLKAYPLLNSSWKDKEIIMHKDINISIAVADEDKLYVPVIKNADEKSIKGIAREINELALKARNQKLKSEDMQGGTFTVNNTGTFGSVSSMGIINHPQAAILQIESVIKKPVVIDDMIAIRHMVNMCISIDHRILDGLQAGRFMNFVKTRIEQYTIEHTSIY; encoded by the coding sequence ATGGAAATAAAAATGCCTAAACTAGGCGAAAGCGTACATGAAGGTACAATTGAGCAGTGGCTTGTGTCAGTTGGGGATACAATTGAAGAATACGAACCACTTTGTGAAGTGATTACAGATAAAGTAACAGCAGAAGTCCCATCGACATATGCTGGAACGGTAAAAGAAATTGTCGTCGATGAAGGCACAACAGTAGCTGTTGGTGATGTGATTTGCCATTTAGAAACAGATGAAAATGAAGCCGATACAACAGAAGAAGTTGAAAAAGATCAATTTGAGGAATCTGAAGATACTACACAACAAAACAATACCACTAATGGAGATGCCACGTCTGTTTCAAAACCTCAAACATCAAATGATACAAATTCAAAAAATAACGGTAGATATTCACCTGTTGTCTTCAGACTCGCATCAGAAAATCAAATTGATTTGACACAAGTTGAAGGTACAGGATTTGAAGGACGCGTTACGAAAAAAGATATTGAAAAGGTGATTGAGGCCGGTACTCATAAAATTGGCTCATCAACTCATGTCCCTAAAGATTCACCTCGGGTAGAACAACAAGTTAAATATAATGAGCCTTCTCCTGGAACTTCTATTCCTGTCGACGGAGTTAGAAAACAAATAGCGAATAACATGGTGAATAGTGTTAACGAAATCCCTCATGCTTGGATGATGGTAGAAGCTGATGCTACTAATCTTGTTAAAACGCGTAACTACCATAAACAAAATTTTAAAGATAGCGAAGGATATAATTTAACGTACTTTGCATTTTTCGTTAAAGCTGTCGCAGAAGGTCTAAAAGCTTATCCATTGTTAAATAGTAGTTGGAAAGATAAAGAAATTATTATGCATAAAGATATTAATATTTCAATTGCAGTAGCCGATGAAGATAAACTTTATGTTCCAGTTATTAAAAATGCCGATGAAAAATCAATTAAAGGCATTGCTAGAGAAATAAATGAACTTGCGTTAAAAGCAAGAAATCAAAAATTAAAATCAGAAGATATGCAAGGTGGTACTTTCACCGTTAATAATACGGGTACATTTGGATCCGTCTCTTCTATGGGTATAATTAATCACCCTCAAGCAGCAATATTGCAAATCGAATCTGTAATTAAAAAACCAGTTGTCATCGATGATATGATTGCAATTCGTCATATGGTAAATATGTGTATTTCCATTGATCATCGTATACTTGATGGCTTACAAGCAGGTAGATTTATGAATTTTGTAAAAACACGTATTGAACAATATACAATTGAACATACAAGTATATACTAA